The following are from one region of the Anaeropeptidivorans aminofermentans genome:
- the nagA gene encoding N-acetylglucosamine-6-phosphate deacetylase: MIIQSRRVFIAGQFIKAQIEIEDKKIKSVLPYGKEKPDRDYGEDRIVPGFIDVHTHGAYGYSAEEGEPSGIKQWVSRLPEEGVTAFLPTTSPNPKETIIKALKSLREAKDMKMKGAEILGIHLEGPFFDEKFRGANEPDIVLPPSVEVFKEFQAVSGNTIRYITMACEHDKDFELTKYAVKNNIAVSLGHSGAKYEEAVLAVANGVTSFTHSFNAMLGLHHREPGVVGALMASNTFAEIIGDGQHVHPSVINVLFKARNNTKMVLITDSLMAKGLGKGIYEHEGRKIEIDEKGTARILGTDTIAGSSLKINRGIKLLVEEAMVSIEHALLSASLYPAQLIGADKKKGQIVSGLDADIVVMDDDYNVKQTYCLGEEMIR; this comes from the coding sequence ATGATTATTCAAAGCAGAAGAGTTTTTATAGCAGGGCAGTTTATAAAGGCACAAATTGAAATAGAAGATAAAAAGATAAAGTCCGTTCTGCCCTACGGAAAAGAAAAGCCCGATCGAGACTACGGGGAAGATAGGATTGTTCCCGGATTTATTGATGTACATACCCACGGCGCATATGGATATTCTGCAGAGGAAGGGGAGCCTTCAGGCATAAAACAGTGGGTTTCAAGGCTTCCCGAGGAGGGGGTAACAGCCTTTCTTCCCACGACGTCTCCCAACCCTAAGGAGACGATTATCAAAGCCCTGAAAAGCCTTCGGGAAGCAAAGGATATGAAGATGAAAGGGGCTGAAATTTTAGGGATTCACTTAGAAGGACCTTTTTTTGATGAAAAATTCAGAGGGGCCAATGAACCGGATATTGTTCTGCCGCCGTCTGTAGAAGTGTTTAAAGAATTTCAGGCGGTTTCAGGAAATACGATACGCTATATAACTATGGCTTGTGAACATGATAAGGATTTTGAACTTACAAAGTATGCCGTGAAAAATAATATTGCAGTTTCCTTAGGCCACTCCGGAGCGAAATATGAAGAAGCGGTTTTAGCCGTAGCAAACGGAGTTACAAGCTTTACCCACAGCTTTAACGCCATGCTCGGCTTGCATCACAGAGAGCCGGGGGTGGTAGGGGCTTTAATGGCTTCAAATACCTTTGCGGAAATCATAGGGGACGGGCAGCACGTTCACCCCAGTGTTATCAATGTTTTATTTAAAGCACGAAACAATACCAAAATGGTGCTTATTACAGACTCTTTAATGGCCAAGGGCCTTGGGAAGGGCATTTATGAACACGAAGGAAGAAAAATTGAAATAGATGAAAAGGGCACGGCAAGGATTTTAGGTACAGATACCATAGCCGGCAGCTCTTTAAAGATAAATAGGGGCATAAAGCTTTTAGTGGAAGAAGCCATGGTTTCCATTGAACATGCCCTATTATCTGCAAGCCTTTATCCTGCCCAGCTTATAGGGGCAGATAAAAAGAAGGGGCAGATAGTGTCCGGATTAGACGCAGATATTGTTGTTATGGACGATGATTATAACGTGAAGCAGACTTATTGCCTTGGGGAAGAAATGATAAGATAA
- a CDS encoding sugar isomerase domain-containing protein translates to MRKHLEYLEHVLSLITQIKDTQAENIQNAAELLYSAFKEGKSIFAFGASHAGIITEEFYGRAGGLMVANPVFNPTLMLNTMPFTITSHMERLEGFGNIILKNTKIKEGDVLLIHSVSGRNAVTIDMAMEAKNMGVKLIVITSLTYSKAVKSRHSAGKNLYEFGDIIIDNCGEIGDACVTVDGSGVKAGAASTATGAVIVNMIVSGFAELCAADGIEPPVFMSANNIQDPERDHRIFSKYQEQIHYI, encoded by the coding sequence ATGAGAAAGCATTTGGAATACCTTGAGCATGTATTAAGTTTAATTACCCAAATAAAAGATACCCAGGCAGAAAATATCCAAAATGCCGCAGAGCTTCTGTATTCGGCATTTAAAGAAGGAAAGAGCATCTTTGCTTTCGGCGCTTCCCATGCAGGTATTATAACAGAGGAGTTTTACGGCAGGGCAGGGGGGCTTATGGTTGCAAACCCTGTGTTTAATCCTACCTTAATGCTAAATACCATGCCCTTTACCATAACGTCTCATATGGAGAGGCTTGAAGGCTTCGGAAACATTATATTAAAAAATACGAAGATTAAGGAAGGCGATGTGCTTCTTATTCACTCCGTTTCAGGGAGAAATGCCGTAACCATAGACATGGCTATGGAAGCAAAGAATATGGGGGTAAAGCTTATTGTAATAACGAGCCTTACATATTCAAAGGCAGTAAAAAGCCGCCATAGCGCGGGAAAGAACCTTTATGAATTCGGGGATATTATCATAGATAATTGCGGCGAAATAGGAGACGCCTGTGTAACGGTTGATGGCAGCGGGGTAAAAGCCGGCGCTGCCTCTACCGCCACTGGTGCAGTTATTGTCAATATGATTGTATCGGGCTTTGCAGAGCTTTGCGCGGCAGACGGAATAGAGCCCCCTGTTTTCATGAGTGCCAATAATATTCAGGATCCGGAAAGGGATCATCGGATTTTTTCAAAATATCAGGAACAAATACATTATATATAG
- a CDS encoding PTS ascorbate transporter subunit IIC — protein sequence MGILNFLINQIFGVAAIFLALIALVGLLLQKKSFTDIMSGTFKTAIGVIILQQGAGILVNSLVPLAGSIAALNPAASVAPSMDAGVYMEQYGFEIGVAMIFGFLLNLLVARFTKWKAVFLTGHMLYWFPFVFVAVGVTAGFQGVPLLVIASLTTAAYYVIAPNLVRPYIKDVTGDDSFTLGHPSTVFVLIGGFLAGKFGDKSKSTEDIEMPKNMRFLKEVAITGSIVIMLTYIVLTVMYMIIGINYGELYGLTETNGLFKFIVTSGLTFGAGLTVLLLGVRMMIAEIVPAFTGIQEKIIPNAIPAYDCPLLFPYAPNAVMIGFLISMASSVIMIIACSSLNLFKYTVVPVVITCFFECGTAAVVGNARGGRRGAYISAAVSGIVLVLLMGWSLPFVENTIAGWLISNAGQDFSLWAIIEGLILRGVPR from the coding sequence ATGGGTATTCTTAATTTCTTGATTAATCAGATTTTCGGCGTAGCCGCCATATTTCTAGCCCTTATTGCCTTGGTTGGCTTGCTGCTGCAAAAGAAAAGCTTTACAGACATTATGTCGGGAACATTTAAAACGGCAATCGGCGTAATCATTCTTCAACAGGGAGCAGGCATATTAGTAAATAGCCTCGTTCCCCTGGCAGGGTCCATTGCGGCTTTAAACCCTGCTGCATCGGTAGCGCCTTCTATGGACGCAGGCGTTTATATGGAACAATACGGCTTTGAAATCGGGGTTGCCATGATATTCGGTTTTCTTTTAAACCTTCTGGTGGCTCGGTTTACAAAATGGAAGGCTGTATTTCTTACAGGCCATATGCTCTACTGGTTCCCCTTTGTATTTGTAGCCGTAGGCGTAACGGCAGGCTTTCAGGGCGTTCCCTTGCTTGTGATTGCTTCTCTTACGACGGCGGCCTATTATGTAATCGCTCCGAACCTTGTACGGCCTTATATTAAAGATGTCACGGGAGACGACTCCTTTACTTTGGGCCACCCCAGCACGGTGTTTGTTCTTATAGGAGGATTTTTAGCAGGAAAATTCGGTGACAAGTCAAAATCCACGGAAGATATAGAAATGCCGAAAAATATGCGGTTTTTAAAAGAAGTTGCCATAACAGGCTCTATCGTAATCATGCTTACTTATATTGTGCTTACAGTAATGTATATGATTATAGGTATCAATTACGGCGAGCTTTACGGCCTTACGGAAACAAACGGATTGTTTAAGTTCATTGTGACCTCCGGCCTTACTTTCGGCGCCGGTCTTACGGTTTTACTCCTTGGGGTTCGTATGATGATTGCGGAAATCGTTCCCGCCTTTACCGGCATTCAGGAAAAGATTATCCCCAATGCCATTCCGGCATACGATTGCCCTTTGCTTTTCCCTTATGCCCCTAATGCGGTTATGATAGGCTTTCTGATTTCCATGGCTTCTTCCGTCATTATGATTATTGCTTGTTCTTCCCTTAACTTATTTAAGTATACGGTTGTGCCTGTTGTAATCACCTGCTTTTTTGAATGCGGCACGGCTGCCGTAGTAGGAAATGCAAGAGGCGGTCGGAGAGGGGCCTATATCTCGGCGGCTGTAAGCGGAATCGTTCTGGTGCTTCTTATGGGCTGGTCCCTTCCTTTCGTTGAAAACACCATTGCAGGATGGCTTATCAGTAACGCCGGGCAGGATTTCTCCCTTTGGGCCATTATAGAAGGGCTTATTCTTAGGGGGGTACCAAGATGA
- a CDS encoding PTS sugar transporter subunit IIB, which translates to MSELTIQAICGFGVGSSTLLKIKIQGVLKEMGIEATVFTGDISSACGAACDVIFTSSDLAENLQGRVHVPIVIIKSFVNQKEIKEKLQAFLENR; encoded by the coding sequence ATGAGTGAGCTTACAATTCAAGCTATATGTGGTTTTGGGGTTGGGTCTTCTACTTTACTCAAAATTAAGATTCAAGGAGTTTTAAAGGAAATGGGCATTGAGGCAACTGTGTTTACGGGGGATATTTCATCGGCTTGCGGAGCGGCCTGTGACGTTATTTTTACTTCAAGTGACTTGGCGGAAAACCTCCAGGGCAGAGTCCATGTTCCTATAGTGATAATCAAAAGCTTTGTAAATCAGAAGGAAATCAAGGAGAAGCTTCAGGCATTTTTAGAAAACAGATAG
- a CDS encoding PTS sugar transporter subunit IIA has product MAEIIRKEGLLIDGEERSWEEALNICGNLMMRLGSIKEGYIQAMINAVLELGPYIVIAPNIALAHAAAGKHVLKDDLVLTVFKKPVIFNSNNDPVYLMFGLCATEPRKHIDSLSRVAEAISNEKTCQRLITSTSIEELYAIINGEGL; this is encoded by the coding sequence ATGGCTGAAATCATAAGGAAAGAAGGATTACTAATAGACGGGGAAGAAAGGAGCTGGGAGGAGGCCTTAAACATATGCGGAAATCTCATGATGCGGCTTGGCTCTATTAAGGAAGGGTATATTCAAGCAATGATAAACGCTGTTTTAGAGCTTGGGCCATATATAGTGATTGCACCGAATATCGCGCTTGCCCATGCCGCGGCAGGAAAACATGTTTTAAAAGATGACCTTGTGCTTACAGTGTTTAAAAAGCCGGTTATTTTTAATTCAAACAATGATCCTGTATATCTCATGTTTGGACTATGCGCCACAGAGCCCAGGAAGCATATTGATTCTTTAAGCCGTGTTGCTGAGGCAATAAGCAATGAAAAAACCTGCCAAAGATTGATAACAAGCACATCCATAGAAGAGCTTTACGCCATCATAAACGGGGAAGGGCTTTAA
- the cas3 gene encoding CRISPR-associated helicase Cas3' — MYIAHTREDGKEQSLLNHLTETAKLAKDFASSFHSGELAYQMGLAHDLGKYSKEFQDRIKGISAAQVDHSTSGGIELNKIFKNIIPVYGVLGHHSGLPNGGSKAVGLNNPDSTLYGRLNKKNLPDYLAYKNEINLSNAPWPNFKPSQDMGFTMAFFIRMLYSALVDADYLDTESFMSQGEVQRSGFDSIDVLKERFDRFIQRTPREKSPINMKRNEILEDCLSASGKEKGLFSLTVPTGGGKTISSLGFALHHAKNHHLKRIVYVIPFTSIIDQNAKVIASIVNESEGINNVIEHHSNILYPNEENKKDYKYLAAENWDAPIIVTTNVQFFESLFAHRSAKCRKLHNLAESVIIFDEAQMLPIPFLKPCIRAMEELIRNYNTTAVLCTATQPSLGPIFSKDITPTEICKDPKALYSFFRRATLKNIGKISEEDLIQNLKEKKQVLCIVNTRKHAQELYKKLDNAFHLSTLLFPAHRKKVLEEIKDCLKNGEACRVISTSLIEAGVDLDFPFVYREKAGLDSVIQAAGRCNREGKHSPNESITYIFQSEDYKIPAPMAIASQGFNEAAKKHGDLGSPEAIQLYFDSIYTIQGQKLDQKNIINRLNEGWKEAGSIPFRDISEDFLMIENHTYTIFIPFGEEAADLLKRLQFGERNRSLLRKINQYSVNIYENHLNLLLNNGMVEYLDQKNSKDVGDGLFILTDPTAYDDKSGLKLAPDTGNGIFL, encoded by the coding sequence TTGTATATTGCCCATACAAGAGAAGACGGAAAAGAACAGTCTCTATTGAACCATTTAACAGAAACTGCAAAGCTTGCGAAGGATTTTGCGTCTTCCTTCCATTCAGGAGAATTAGCCTATCAAATGGGCCTTGCCCACGATTTAGGAAAATACTCAAAGGAGTTTCAAGACAGGATTAAAGGCATCTCTGCCGCTCAGGTAGACCATTCCACCTCCGGCGGTATAGAATTAAACAAGATTTTTAAAAATATCATTCCTGTTTACGGGGTTTTAGGCCATCATTCAGGGCTTCCTAACGGGGGCTCCAAGGCAGTGGGGCTTAATAATCCCGATTCTACTCTTTATGGCCGCCTGAATAAGAAAAATCTGCCGGATTATTTGGCCTATAAAAATGAAATCAATCTTTCCAATGCGCCTTGGCCTAATTTCAAACCGTCTCAGGATATGGGCTTTACCATGGCCTTTTTTATCAGAATGCTTTATTCCGCCCTTGTGGACGCTGATTATTTAGATACGGAAAGCTTCATGTCTCAAGGAGAAGTTCAGCGTTCCGGCTTTGATTCCATAGATGTTTTAAAAGAACGGTTTGATCGCTTCATTCAGCGTACTCCAAGAGAAAAAAGCCCCATCAATATGAAAAGAAATGAGATTTTAGAAGACTGCCTCTCAGCTTCGGGCAAAGAAAAAGGCCTTTTTTCCCTCACGGTTCCCACGGGCGGCGGAAAGACCATCTCTTCTCTTGGCTTTGCCCTGCATCATGCCAAAAATCATCATCTGAAACGCATTGTATACGTAATACCGTTCACTTCAATCATTGATCAAAACGCAAAGGTAATTGCATCTATTGTCAATGAATCAGAAGGTATCAATAATGTCATTGAGCACCATTCAAACATTCTCTATCCCAATGAGGAAAATAAAAAAGACTATAAATACCTTGCTGCGGAAAACTGGGATGCGCCGATTATCGTCACCACCAATGTTCAGTTTTTTGAATCTCTTTTTGCCCATAGAAGCGCTAAATGCAGGAAGCTTCACAATCTGGCAGAAAGCGTTATTATCTTTGACGAAGCCCAAATGCTCCCCATTCCTTTTTTAAAGCCCTGCATACGGGCCATGGAAGAGCTTATAAGAAATTATAATACGACGGCGGTTTTATGTACGGCTACCCAGCCGTCTCTCGGCCCTATATTCAGTAAAGATATTACCCCGACGGAAATCTGTAAGGACCCGAAAGCCCTTTACAGCTTTTTCAGAAGAGCCACTTTAAAAAATATCGGTAAAATCAGCGAAGAAGATTTAATTCAAAACCTTAAAGAGAAAAAACAGGTGCTCTGCATTGTAAACACAAGAAAGCACGCCCAAGAGCTTTATAAAAAGCTTGATAACGCCTTTCATCTTTCCACCCTCCTGTTTCCTGCCCACAGGAAGAAAGTCCTTGAAGAAATCAAGGACTGCTTAAAAAACGGCGAAGCGTGCAGAGTCATCTCCACAAGCTTAATTGAAGCCGGGGTGGATTTGGACTTTCCCTTTGTCTACAGGGAAAAAGCTGGCCTTGATTCCGTCATTCAGGCGGCAGGCCGCTGCAATCGGGAAGGAAAACATAGCCCCAATGAAAGCATTACCTATATCTTTCAATCGGAGGATTATAAAATCCCTGCCCCTATGGCAATCGCTTCCCAAGGCTTCAATGAGGCTGCAAAAAAGCACGGGGATTTAGGCAGCCCCGAAGCCATTCAATTGTACTTTGATTCCATATACACCATTCAGGGACAAAAACTTGACCAAAAAAACATTATAAACCGCCTGAACGAAGGCTGGAAAGAAGCGGGAAGCATCCCCTTCCGGGATATTTCAGAAGATTTTCTCATGATTGAAAATCATACTTATACAATATTTATCCCCTTTGGAGAGGAGGCGGCAGACCTTTTAAAAAGACTTCAATTTGGCGAAAGAAACAGAAGCCTTTTAAGGAAAATAAATCAGTATAGTGTGAATATTTATGAAAACCATTTAAATTTACTTCTCAATAACGGTATGGTGGAATATTTAGATCAAAAAAACTCAAAGGACGTGGGAGACGGCCTATTTATACTCACAGACCCTACCGCCTATGATGATAAATCAGGCTTAAAGCTTGCCCCCGATACGGGAAACGGTATTTTTTTATAA